A window of the Vibrio fluvialis genome harbors these coding sequences:
- a CDS encoding NAD(P)H-binding protein — MATSSTTQVIIAGATGLVGSCVLKQLLAEPVIDGVYALTRKPLKAHTKLTELLSAELTVKNWDNHHVVPEFGVIALGTTHKQAGSQQELEAVDYHLVCQVARTMKAIGVQRLAVVSSYGVHPRSRSHYLRCKGKMEEAIRQMGFEHVTFVRPGPLVGNRNTVRPDEVWLQRIMKVGQYLLWGKLKNLIPIRAEVVAQALLYSLFDRNAPAVSVLYTTDMKRML, encoded by the coding sequence ATGGCTACCTCTTCCACCACTCAGGTGATCATCGCTGGCGCAACTGGCCTTGTCGGCTCCTGTGTATTAAAACAACTGCTCGCGGAACCAGTCATTGACGGCGTGTATGCTCTCACCCGCAAACCGCTTAAAGCCCATACAAAATTAACCGAGTTGCTGAGTGCCGAACTTACAGTCAAAAACTGGGACAACCACCACGTAGTTCCTGAATTTGGCGTCATAGCCCTGGGCACCACACACAAACAGGCGGGTTCTCAGCAAGAGTTGGAAGCGGTGGATTATCATTTAGTCTGTCAGGTCGCACGGACGATGAAAGCGATCGGTGTGCAACGTCTGGCCGTGGTGTCGAGTTACGGCGTGCATCCGCGCTCACGATCTCATTACCTGCGCTGCAAAGGCAAAATGGAGGAAGCGATTCGCCAAATGGGATTCGAGCACGTCACTTTTGTGCGCCCCGGCCCGTTAGTCGGCAATCGCAACACGGTAAGGCCTGATGAAGTCTGGCTGCAACGCATCATGAAGGTGGGACAATACCTGTTGTGGGGCAAGCTGAAAAACCTGATTCCGATTCGCGCCGAAGTGGTCGCTCAGGCCCTGCTTTACAGTTTGTTTGACCGCAACGCTCCAGCGGTTTCCGTTCTGTACACCACCGATATGAAGCGAATGCTGTAG